The stretch of DNA aaaatgcttGGCTACAAAGGGTTCCCTcatcccttttattttcctacagGATGATGGCAGGTTTCTTGCCTTTGGTTCATTCTGTATTGTGGTGAATCTACTGCATTAAAATAACTTGTGGCTGGTGACGTTTTTGCTTCCCAAGGCACCAAGTTGGATGCAAGTTGTTCCTGGCTTGCACTTGCATTGTCTCAACACAAAAAAGGTCCTGTCTTGAAAATCTTTGATGATGGGGCTCTTCTTTTCTGGTGTCTGCTCAGAGGATTACCTTCTCTGCCTGTGTAGATTGTGTAACAGGAGCATCAAACTTCAGTTTGCCGTTAGGACTCTATTGTGTGTTTTGTAATATTGATAATATTGGCAGTAATGTTTGCCTTTCCCAATCCAGGGCATGAATCTTCACACTTATCATGGCAATGTCTGGTTTAATGTGTTCCTCAAAGTGCTGCCCTGTCCAGGCCAGCACTCCCTGTGAAGTGAGTCCTCACAGTGAAACTCAAGGGAACTGAGCTGAGGAGTTGCTGCTGACCCAGGAGGAACCTGGGGCTCTTATCCTGGCTGAGTTCCTGAGCACCACTTTAGACAAAGCCAAGGAGCAGGAACACATCCCAAAGTCCAAAGCCAGCGCTGGTTATATCCCAGGAAAATAACCCTTACATGttcttaaaaattcagatttccagCCTTCAGGGggtgtcacagcagcagaactttCTCAGCCTGGCACAtgggtgtccctgctctggtAAACTGGAGCGTTTGTTAAACTGGgtgggcagggccagggctgcccaAAGCCCTTCCTTGGGGATTTTCCCCCAAATTGGTCTTTGGTCCTTGGTCCTTGTGACTTTGCAATGGGAAGTGCCAGTACTGACACAGCAGAAGGACTGGCTCTTGTGGAGTACAGGAATTGCTGAAGTTGGAGACAGTGGAAACTTGACTCGTGTCAAACAGTCACCTTGATTTTATACCAGATTgccagatttatttattttttgttaggGATGGGCAACAGACCTGCTGATATCAGAGCTGCTgatatttctctgttttgccCAATgcctttatttcatttatatttttaagggAGAAACTTCTACTTTCAAACTAGAACCTCATGAACTTAGCAATATcttggaatatttatttatttatgaaaagcAATCACTGTTGTTCCAAACATCCAATGCACCTGTTCAGCTTGAGTCTGTCACAAGGCTGATCGCAAGAGGCTTTCTTGGAAAGTCAGGAAGAGTGTTGGTAAAAGATTCTGTAGAGAAAACATGTCAATCCTCAGTGTTACCACAGGCACAAATGAGAGCCTGTGCATCCTGCAAGTGTTACAGTTTCCATTCCAGCTTTCAGAgtatctccttttcttttcagatgaaTCTGCGTTCTGTATTTACTGTAGAACAACAAAGGATATTACAGCGTTACTATGAAAATGGAATGACAAATCAAAGTAAAAATTGCTTTCAGCTCATATTACAGTGTGCACAAGAAACTAAACTGGATTTCAGCGTGGTCAGGGTAAGTACTGAGGCCTTCCACATTTGTTAAGCATACACATTCATTGCTTTACATAAGATATAGAGAGGTCCAGAGTCTCTAACTTTATCCTTGTCTTAAATCAgacttctgtgtgtgtgtgacattCATTTTTACCCAGGGAGCCTATTTacagtttgttttcactgaaataacTTCACATGACTGTTGAATTTAGCAGGGGCCTGGGTTGCACAAGGAGTCgtttttgttctttgtcttttgttgggattttttaaattatttttcacaaaattatGAGTTGATTTGCCCTATAGAAACTTTGTATAATGTATCAAAGCAAGGTCACGTTATcaataaactatttttaagCTAAATAAGTTtctataaattaatatatttggGGCAAACAATTGTGGAACTATTTCTTTTGATGCACTCTGTCACACTTGTATTCCACATTGCAGTCATAAATATTGTGCTCCCTTGTGGTTATTTACAGCGAGGACATTCTTTTCCTATAAAACAAGAATGTCCCAGTGCTAACAGGAGCTCTTCCAGAGTCTATGAATTCCATGGGAAGGGAAATAATAATCCCTTTGTGAAACACTAGACAACAAAATGGCTGTTATCCGAGAGCAGAAATAGAAATCCTGAGGCATTagatggaaaaataacaaagggtagcagagctcccaggagctgctgtgacaCTGGACACTGAGGAGGAGCAAGTGGGACAAGTCTAGGTTGGTTTTTAATTGGTTTAACAGTGGCACATTGACAATAACAGCCCAAATCCAAATTCTTACCTGGATCCCTCTCCCTCAGAACACTCTGGAAACATTAAAAGTTACTTTCTCAGCTCGAGGTGGTAGAAGCTGTGAAAGTCAGCCAGGGATTCAGGCTCCTGGGGCAGTTGTAACAGGAATCTGTATGCTGATGGTGCAGCCGGGCCTGGTTTGCTATTTTTGTGCTGATTGCATGTCCTAGAGGaggcagcccagctcccctctCCTTGCAGTTCTCTCTGTCTTCatgtttcctttccctctccatttCCCTTCCTGCACTCAAGTATCATTCCTTctgatttcttccctttctgagCCCTGATTTGCTGCACTTAAACTACTTCATACTTAGGAAGTGCAATGGAAACAGATCCAGTGTTTGTCCTGCATTCGTCCTATTTTAGGATGATCTCACCTTTCTCTTTACACctctcatttctgcttctcctaaTGCCcccttttttaactttttttctttttttccctataaaacTCTTGGAGAGTGATTAGTTCTTTGCAAAATGATGTTGCAGCTGGCACTTGCAGATAGGATTGTAATAGACACATGAATTCCCTAAATACAATTGGTCAGGAGACTGAGACTCTCAGCAAAGCTGACCAGTAACTGACATTTTACTGCATGTTACAAATTGTGCCTCAAATTTGACATTTTGtaaaatttgacaaaaaaaaaattagtagaGTGGAATTGTGTATGGCAGggatgtttgttttcctgtaggGAATTAGTCACGGTGCTGTCGATGAAATAAATCTCGAGGGTAACTTCAAGACAGGAGGCACGAGAGTCTCAGGATTTTTGAGGAGATGGGGCTTTGGAATTGAGGCTGGGGTTGTCCTGTGTGTGAGTCGTGGATCCCAAGGAGGAGAGGCCTGGATTTCTACCCCATCTTGTTCacaatatttacaaatatttacatatttgtAAACTTAGGTCTCAACTCAAACACTTAACATGTCACCAGATCTGCTTAAAAATGgaattgctgatttttttctgcctccttgACgccttgttttgtgtttgttgtcGTTGCTGTCGTCGTTCGCAGACGTGGGTTGGCAACAAGCGGCGGAAGATGAGCAGCAAGATCGCCACGGAATCTGGGGGCATTCCCCCAGGGACTGCCCCTGCCACTCCCTCCATGCCCCCGGAGGCAGCAGTGAGAAATGTGGTAAATATTGCTCGATCCCAAAGCCAGCAATCCTCTTGGTCCTCTTCTAACAACGACGTGATAGTGACTGGTATctacagctctgccagctcttcGGGCCGGCCCGGAGCCGCCAAGTACACGAACGCCTCCGTGGCGGAGCTGCACAAAACCTCCATCCCACGGCTCCCGGGCAGGAGTGACGCAgacttccagcagcagcacatcccccTGGGACGGCAAATACCCCACTGTAAAAACGCTTCCCTCTTAGTGGGGGAAAAGACCATTATTCTAGCCAGGCAAACGAGCGTGCTCAACTCTGCCAACTCCATCTACAGCCACACGAAGAAAAGCTACGGCAGCTCCTCGGTGCAGACGGCGGAGCTGGTGTTACCTCAGAAACCCATGATTTGCCACAGGCCCTGCAAGGCCGAGCCCTTGGGGTGCCAGCGCTCGCACAAACCCGAGCACGCGGCCCTGGCGTCACACGTGTCCCCCGGGCCGAGGGCTCACCCCAGGGACCCCGCCTGCGGCACCCAGAACCTGGAGATCCGCGAGGTGTTCTCGCTGGCGGTCACGGACCAGCCCCAGCGGCTGGTGGCGGGGAGCACGACGCAGAAACATCCCTCCCTGGAGGGCAGCTGCCTGTCCATCGCGATGGAGACGGGCGACGTGGACGACGAGTACGCCCGCGAGGAGGAGCTGGCCTCCATGGGAGCGCAgatccagagctgctccagatACTGTGAGGGCAGCGGCTCCGGCCGCTGGGACAACCAAagcgcggccgggccgggccgcagtgggggctgtggggcacagctgggcagtgccagggatgtGCCTGACAATCTCCTCTACCACAGCAGAGAGTTCCACCTGCCTGCACGGACCTCATTGCACACAACATCCAGCACGATTTATAACACTTCCAACGCGGCCAGAAGTaccttttctcctcattttaCATCTTCAAGTCAACTGAAGCtgtcacaaaaccaaaataattacCAGGTAAACCATCAGTTTATCTCTGCCTTCAAACCTCAAAGCTGAGGTTGTAGATAAATGCTGTTTCCTTTCGAAGTTGGTAGCTATTAGGCAATAGGTTCACCTTTCTGcagtctgtgctgcttttttgcctttcaaTGGAGGTAATTCCTTCTCAAACCcagtgcaggcagcactgcagcatgGTAGCACTTTTGCCTGTCCAGCTGAGCCCCTGGTAGCCAAATATTGAAGATCAGTGAGGATTTCAGGGATTCCATGGCTAAATTTTGGCTGCAGAAGGGTCATACCTACGAGCTGGTGGTTGCTCAAGCCTGGCTTTCCAGCACACGCCCTGGCCATTCCCTGGGTGTTCCCACACCTCACACGTGGCACAAGACAGGGTTTTGTGCATTTGCTCACCCCATTAATGTCAGCTTGGATTCCTGTACCCCCTGTGCAGGTGGCAGTCTCTGGACCTGTGCTCTGTCAGGGATTAGGATCCCCTGTCAGGGAGTTAACTCAGCTTCCTTTCCCACAGCATCTAATTCAAATAATCAGTTTTATATTCGATCCCTTTATTCCTCTTCCTGTACTAAAACCCCTTTAGTGATACTGAGGGGAAATTAAATGCAGATAACTGAAGAAGTAAAAGATGTTTAGGAGAAACTGCAACACTTGACacatttttttaggttttgatATTACAAGGGGAGAGATACTTATGCAGGAAACATCCAAACTGGTATTTTTAGTGGATTTTTGCACCATCTGGCATGACATagcctggggacactgaggtAAAAGTCTTTTAAGGCTGACAGGATATGATTCTGTGTGTGTCACCTGCATGCATTTGCCTGttattgccttttttgttttatcctgAAAATAAACCATGTTGACAGCAtatcagcttttcctgctttgcttaCCAGGATAAAGAACAAGACTTTGTGAGTCAtgttttttttaccctttcttttttttgattttgtttttattttctttttttcctgacttgtTCCTATATCAAGTGCCCGTTTGAGAGAAAGCTTCTGAGTCCAAGCCAGTGCCACTTTTTACCTGAATTATTGCTTTCCTGGGTAAACCAGAGGTTTGATGAACAGAGAGTAAATTCAGGGGGTAGATGGCCCATCAGATGAGCTGGCCTCTCCTTTACTCTCACACAGTCTCAGTGTTTGTTGTTACTTTTCTTACTTGGTTATAGAATTCCTGAAATGCTGTTTACTTTTGCCATCCCCATTTCATaggagaagaaaagctgtggaGATAAGTTCAGTAAAGGGTTGGTAAAAGTGCTTATGATTAAGgacatttttttaagtttcatgAAGTGAAATCATTATGCCTCCATCAGCTGTGTGCTCATGGTGCTTTATTTCACTCTTGAAAAAGCATTAGAGAGATTGATTTCTtctattataattttttttaaaatgaaattcagaataactttgttttggggttttatggCGTAGGAACTGAGTCTTTTTGAAGAGCTAGAACAGTGCATGGTAGATGATATTTTATCTGTCCTTGTGGTGTTTTATAGATCAGAATAAGACCTCTGGAACTTTGTTtcggatttttttttctttcttgtagcAACATACCTGGTTTTTCGATGAGTGAGGAATTCATCTGTACCCCAGCTGACCTCCCTGCCTGTCTCAGACACCCTGTTCTTTGGATTTGGCATGTGGATGGAGGGAGCTTCTGTTTCCTCTCATATCCCTTGTCATTCCAGAAGAGTTTTAAACCTTGGAAAAGCTGAGCAGGATGTTGTTAATTCTCTTACTGCTGTGAACATGCACCCTGTGAACCCCTGAGGTGACACTTCTGGGTATTAGAGACTTTCTAAGGTGCTGTCTTGAATCCTTTTAGGCTTGTACAGGATgacacttcctttttttgtagTCACTTTATGTTAATTTTATTGCCCATGTTTAGCTAATTTATCCATcagcacagagatgaaaatCCTTAAACTTGGGGAAATCttcttgaatttaaaaatagattaaacCTGAGCTAAATGATTATTGGAGTAGTTGAACATCCAAGCAGATGCTTCTTCAAAGTCAGGACTGTGTGATTCATGTTTTGATGAAGTAATTACTGTCATATATTGGTGGGGTATCTAATTAGCAATTAGTTATAGCTTCCTTACTGGTTCAATTAATCAAATTCATGTTAGTGTAACTTAAGACTAAATTTAATTAAGTGATCAATTTTAATGCCTGAGCAGTTTCAGTAAACAAATTCTTCAGCCTACTTGCTTGTCTTAGTTTGACTTTGAGTGTGTTGAAGTGGAGAGGTTATCTGTGCTGTCGTCCAGGCTGAATTGGGATTTAGGCTTGGTTTCTTCCCCCAACCCTAAGGGACAAGAACACCATTGAgaatttatggatttttatttactctgttCCCAAGCCCAGCCCTCGTGCCTGTTTGACaaaggcagctcagagctgtgccatgCACGTTGTCTTTCAGGGACTTCTCTTGAGATGAACTGGGCTGGTTTTGGCCTCATCCCTGTCAGCTGTGTGCATTTGTCTTTCCAGCAATCCTTAATGCTCTGACAGGTAGATTTTGCTTAATTCCCGTagaaaagcacttttcttctttgtggCCCCAATTAAATTAGTGGTGCCTTTGCAGTGGATTCTGTGGTGTGAAGCTGTTGTGTGGGATAGAGGGTTGAAACAGATATAACTCTACAGAATTTCTaagatgtgtgtgtgcagtgaaaaaaattaatatttttggcCCAAACCCTGATGCAGGCTGGCCCTTGGAACAGGAGgtgctcccttccagcccctctcAACCCTCTTTGTGCTGTAATGACAAAGTGTCTGACCTTAGGGGAGCTCCAAGTGCTTCCAGTTAAATCTTAAAGAATAAAGTGTTTTACGTGCTTGTAGATCAGGCACCTGTACCAGGGCTGCTGTCCTTGTTGTGCTCATGCTGCAAAAGCCATCACTTGGCAAATACAGAAAGTCTCAGTGCAGTTTGGTTCAGTCAGCAGAAGTGAACAGGTTTTTTCCTCACATACATGTGTGTAATGACTTGAGGTGATTGATCTTGCCTGAGCTGTGTTCAGTCTCTCAAGCATTGCTtgtctgcagcaggagatgaaCATGGAATCTTAAATAAGCCTAAACTATTCCAGGCTGTGACACACCTCAGATGGTCAGGGAAAAcacactgagatttttatttaataaagtcTGACCTCTGGGAATAATGGAAGAGCAATAGGAATGGAAGCAGCTCTCCTTTGCCTTCACAccccttccccatccttctCTATCTTGATATCCCTAATTTTTCTGCTGGCACTCAAATCTTTAACATCAGACATTGGACAACTCAGTGACAAACACGAGAGCATTTTTTCTGGAAGCTGAAGTGATGTAATTGAAAAAGATGTGAGGGCAGCTCAGTCCTCAGCCCTTGTCTGACTCCAGTCTGCTCATCCTGCCAGGTTGGGACAGATGGAAAGGCAAACTGCTGTTGTGAAATACAAGTTTTGGGGTACCAAAAGTACAGAAACACCCAAGTTGTCACTGTGTTATCTTGCCCTCACCCAAAGAAACAGTGTTTTATTCTTGGCAGTAAAGGTGAGTGTGACTTAGGTTTTGAATCTTAACCTGTTTACAGACACTGGTGTCAGAATTGAATGCTGAAATCTCAGTCTTGGCTCTCACAGCAACCTAAGCtgctcttgttttctgttttattttctccttcccttctgcagaTTTCAGGAAACCTTACTGTGCCTTGGATTACAGGTTGTTCCAGAAAAAGAGCAGTAAGTACATTTCCATTAAAGTATTTAATGCATCAAGTGAAGCAATGAAAAGTtgataaaaatgcattttgaaaatgtcagttCTATTTACCTTGGGTGggttctttctctttttcctttgatgcAAACATGATCTGCAGGTGGAGTGTTTCAGTTGAGGTGAAGTTGATGTTTGTCTTTAAAAGCAGGTCATGGTCATAATCCAGTGTGAAGTGATGCCCAGGCAGGAATCCTGCTCTTAGCTCAAATACAACATCTGAATTGAGCTTGGAGCTCAGAATGTTTTTTATATTGAAAGTGAAGTGGTTGTTAATTGAGGTAACTGAATGCTTAAGAGAGTAActccctctgcagcttctctgcacaTGCACAGAATTAGTCAGTGCTGGCTGTAGGAACTTGAtcaagtttaattttattcacaTAAATGTCATTTCACAGTAGCAGAATCAGCCAGTTTTGTGTCCTCAATTCACAGACAACTCCAAACCATAACACAAGGTATGAACCCACTTTTGTCAGGGATAAAAAACCTCTGCCCAGCGCTTTTCGTTCAGTTACTTCTCAGCATTTCCAGTTTGTCTTTGAGGAGGTGTCAGTTCTGCCTCCTTGTCATGGAAATCCAGCCTTGGGTGGGATGGTACAGCCAGGctctccaggggctgctcttTCAGTCCAGCTCTGACAGAAGCAACAACTGGAGAAGTGTCATGGTAACCAAACTCCCCAGTGTGGAGCTGGCAGTGTCCTGGCAGTGTCCTGGCAGTGAGTGCTCTGGCAGTGTCCTGGCAGTGNNNNNNNNNNNNNNNNNNNNNNNNNNNNNNNNNNNNNNNNNNNNNNNNNNNNNNNNNNNNNNNNNNNNNNNNNNNNNNNNNNNNNNNNNNNNNNNNNNNNNNNNNNNNNNNNNNNNNNNNNNNNNNNNNNNNNNNNNNNNNNNNNNNNNNNNNNNNNNNNNNNNNNNNNNNNNNNNNNNNNNNNNNNNNNNNNNNNNNNNNNNNNNNNNNNNNNNNNNNNNNNNNNNNNNNNNNNNNNNNNNNNNNNNNNNNNNNNNNNNNNNNNNNNNNNNNNNNNNNNNNNNNNNNNNNNNNNNNNNNNNNNNNNNNNNNNNNNNNNNNNNNNNNNNNNNNNNNNNNNNNNNNNNNNNNNNNNNNNNNNNNNNNNNNNNNNNNNNNNNNNNNNNNNNNNNNNNNNNNNNNNNNNNNNNNNNNNNNNNNNNNNNNNNNNNNNNNNNNNNNNNNNNNNNNNNNNNNNNNNNNNNNNNNNNNNNNNNNNNNNNNNNNNNNNNNNNNNNNNNNNNNNNNNNNNNNNNNNNNNNNNNNNNNNNNNNNNNNNNNNNNNNNNNNNNNNNNNNNNNNNNNNNNNNNNNNNNNNNNNNNNNNNNNNNNNNNNNNNNNNNNNNNNNNNAAGAGCCTTTCTCTTGCTGTAACCAgtactttttcctttattattttcagttctttagTCTTCAAAAGGTGTGAGTGTGGCAGTGTTCCCTGTATCAGTAGGAATCTGAGGACCATCACATTAATGGTGTTTTCTCTCAGACTTTTTCTAGGTCTCAGCTGAAGCACTTCCACTTTCTGCAGAGTTTGGTACAATCActtatttcttttcatacagAGAGCACTTTATAAGAGCATCTCCCAGAGGAACTGATACTTTTATACAAACCCTGTTGTGCTCAatccatcttttttcttttctaagtgCTAATTCTCTTGAggaagctttttaaaatgcagctcttTTCTGGAAGGCTCATCCCCTCTATCACTTAATGGCCTTTTAGAGCATCTCACCAAGGAACTGGGGAGTGTCCTTGGGTAGAGTTTCACAGCTACATGAAGAggttttcccctccctcccagtACCCTGCCACTCCATCCATAGCCAATATCCAGTTGTAAGGTAACCCAGGTTGGCTGTGTGATCTGTCAGGtacaaatgctgctgctgaggttgTTTTTAGTGCTGATATGGGGGTCAGGTGAGTGTCAGAGGCAGCTCAGATTTGGCAGTGGGAGCACTGGCCTGGGAGTGGAGTGATGTTGGCCCCTGCCTACAGCACTGAGGGGAGTTGTTGGGCATTGTGGATACCTGGCCCCAGCTGTAGAACATATTTGTGGAGtaaattttaaactttcaaGGATGTGGAGGTGCCTGTTCATTAATCATAGAGTCCTTAAGGTttgaaaatacctttaagaTGATTGAGGCCCGCTGTCAGGCCAGCATCAGCATGGTCACCACCACACCATGTCCCCCGGGGCCACATCCACATGAttttggacatttccagggatggtgattccacacctgccctgggcaacctgttccagtgttctgCAACCTTTCAGTGATAAAACATTTGCTGATACCCAACctaagcctcccctggcacagcctgaggctgttccctctcctcctgtccctgttccctggcagcagagcccgatcccccagctgtcccctcctttCTGGGAGTTGTACAGAGCCAGATCctgatcctccttttctccaggctaagcccctttcccatctccctcagctgctcctgagcctccagaccctgccccagctcattcccttctctgtccccagcctcccAATACCTTTCCTGCACTGAGAGACCATTAAGGATGTTTATTAGGGAATTCTTTTTCCTTAGACCTTTActcatttgccttttttatcAATGAAATGCATAAAACCCATTGGTTAATACAATCTGTTTGACAACATCTGTGTCCAGATTTGTGGATGCACTTTGCAGTCTGAGTGCAGAATCAGCCTCCTTCAGGAGACAAGTTGAGGACTTGGCACTCTAAAACTGCTGTGTACATACAGGGGTAAGacaagcaaaggagaaaaaactcctACTTCCTAGAAACTTTGATTTCAACTGTGAAATTCTTTTGAATAAAGAGTGTGAGGGAACAGAAATAGAATGGATAGAGTTGTAGAAGTGCCATTATGGCAATTACTGCCattcaaacaggaaaaaggcTAATCTGTATTTTGGTTAAAATGGAGAAGATTGTCTTTTAGatgctttgaatttttaatcttctgcCTTGATGTTTTGTTTCCCTTGCCCTGTCCTTCAACTGTAtcaggagagaaataaaagctgtgcaGTTCTGCAGAAACTCTTTCTtgtctgctcagctctgctgtagGATGATGTAATCCTGATTGTTAATGAATATTAGTCTAGAAATATCACCCTCTCAGTAACTCGTGAGAGTGTCTTCGGAAATGACAGAGTTCTGTGTTCTGTCCTGGTGCATGTGCAGTGGCCTTTATGAAAGcattgatttttggtttttcacAGGGTGGTGGAAGGATAACAAGGATTCAAAAATAGCAGTGAAGGTACCGGTTAAGGAGaattaaaagggagaaaatatcTTCACTTCTGTTCTTAAGTCTTGAGTGCACTGCCTGTGCTTTAGTTCTGTGTCATCTGAGGTCTGAGCAGAATGATTTGTGTTTGTGGTGGATTTAAAAGTACTGGTCTGCTCTGGAGAGCATTTGACACACAGGTGGTGACTCTGGGTAAGCTGTGCCTTAGTGGTGAAGTTTTATTTCAGGGGAGAGAGGGGGCTTGTCTGCTCTGAGCTTCACTTCGGGGTGTCTGGGCTCTCAGTCTGATGTGTTTGGGGGCAGGAAAGATCTGAAATGGGTGGAGAGTGCtagattttgatttttgtatCACTGTTTGCACACTGGCTTTTGAATAAAATTCTGGAGATGGAGTTTTATAAAGTGTCCCCTCTGAGCCCTGCCAGTCACAGGAGTGCAGACACACTTTGGGCAGGTGGATGTGCTGAGGCGTGACACCTGCCCCCAGCTGTTCTGGgcatggcagcacagctggattttgTGGGGGAGACACATCAGTACAACTCTAAAGAAAGCTTCTCCTTGGCCTGGAGTCTGCAAGGCTCAGGAAAAACGACGTGAGCTGAGAGCAAACATCTCAGAGCAGCTTCACAGAGAAACCCCGGCAGGGATTAAAGCTGCCTGTAGTCATAGGgcacctcagctctgccttttgttttaaaactattCCAGGAGGGACCTGTGGAGTTCTCTCCAgcttcctctgctctcccaggaggGGAGAAAATGGTGCTTTAGTCAAGTCAGTGGGATGGTGTTGAGTGAGACAGTCGGGGTCTGCAGTGAGAGGGGAGCCAAGCTGGAGGTCTCTGGGTGGGAACACTGTGCTTGTTCCTGCTTTGTGGCATTTGGAATGCTCACTAAAGTGTTCCTTCCTTCTGTGAGGTATTTTACTACATATCTCAAGGT from Parus major isolate Abel chromosome 4A, Parus_major1.1, whole genome shotgun sequence encodes:
- the HDX gene encoding highly divergent homeobox isoform X1; translation: MWILRFETKMNLRSVFTVEQQRILQRYYENGMTNQSKNCFQLILQCAQETKLDFSVVRTWVGNKRRKMSSKIATESGGIPPGTAPATPSMPPEAAVRNVVNIARSQSQQSSWSSSNNDVIVTGIYSSASSSGRPGAAKYTNASVAELHKTSIPRLPGRSDADFQQQHIPLGRQIPHCKNASLLVGEKTIILARQTSVLNSANSIYSHTKKSYGSSSVQTAELVLPQKPMICHRPCKAEPLGCQRSHKPEHAALASHVSPGPRAHPRDPACGTQNLEIREVFSLAVTDQPQRLVAGSTTQKHPSLEGSCLSIAMETGDVDDEYAREEELASMGAQIQSCSRYCEGSGSGRWDNQSAAGPGRSGGCGAQLGSARDVPDNLLYHSREFHLPARTSLHTTSSTIYNTSNAARSTFSPHFTSSSQLKLSQNQNNYQISGNLTVPWITGCSRKRALQDRTQFSDRDLATLKKYWDNGMTSLGSVCREKIEAVAAELNVDCEIVRTWIGNRRRKYRLMGIEVPPPRGGPADFSDQSEFVSKSALNPGEETATEVGDDNDRNDEVSICLSEGSSQEETNEALQNEEIGHKDDDQNPVSTDNVKIEILDDEESDLISNSEVDQMSSLLDYKSEEVRFIESQLENHKQKYFELQTFTRSLILAIKADDKEQQQALLSDLPPELEEMDFNHTSPEPDDTSFSLSSLSEKNASDSL
- the HDX gene encoding highly divergent homeobox isoform X2, with the translated sequence MNLRSVFTVEQQRILQRYYENGMTNQSKNCFQLILQCAQETKLDFSVVRTWVGNKRRKMSSKIATESGGIPPGTAPATPSMPPEAAVRNVVNIARSQSQQSSWSSSNNDVIVTGIYSSASSSGRPGAAKYTNASVAELHKTSIPRLPGRSDADFQQQHIPLGRQIPHCKNASLLVGEKTIILARQTSVLNSANSIYSHTKKSYGSSSVQTAELVLPQKPMICHRPCKAEPLGCQRSHKPEHAALASHVSPGPRAHPRDPACGTQNLEIREVFSLAVTDQPQRLVAGSTTQKHPSLEGSCLSIAMETGDVDDEYAREEELASMGAQIQSCSRYCEGSGSGRWDNQSAAGPGRSGGCGAQLGSARDVPDNLLYHSREFHLPARTSLHTTSSTIYNTSNAARSTFSPHFTSSSQLKLSQNQNNYQISGNLTVPWITGCSRKRALQDRTQFSDRDLATLKKYWDNGMTSLGSVCREKIEAVAAELNVDCEIVRTWIGNRRRKYRLMGIEVPPPRGGPADFSDQSEFVSKSALNPGEETATEVGDDNDRNDEVSICLSEGSSQEETNEALQNEEIGHKDDDQNPVSTDNVKIEILDDEESDLISNSEVDQMSSLLDYKSEEVRFIESQLENHKQKYFELQTFTRSLILAIKADDKEQQQALLSDLPPELEEMDFNHTSPEPDDTSFSLSSLSEKNASDSL